From the genome of Deinococcus sp. AJ005, one region includes:
- a CDS encoding phosphotransferase family protein, which translates to MPALPDLTPAELAALSQKYGVEGWLERLPSVGIVNRVYRAALNGQPIVLRIPMPGDAKDALTESVAAPAAFHAGVRTPELLIFDDDRDVVDAPVTVYAFAPGRSLESYGWAEGDPRLLHAYREAGRELAQLHRNVTAAPDPQGRLNPIAPPNLPRTLARVTDSKTLGLTEANWATETVSRLLAAAPPPTPVFLHNDLHAGNLMVTDTGAVTALIDWGDAGWGDPVLDLTYAGPLAAPELLSGYREEAVLDGGATLRLLAYLLEDATRRLAYVPESHETDLWYTRPGTALMQLLRASVKFPEWQDWLGHQG; encoded by the coding sequence ATGCCCGCCCTGCCTGACCTGACCCCTGCCGAACTCGCCGCCTTGTCGCAGAAGTATGGAGTGGAAGGTTGGCTGGAACGGCTGCCCAGCGTCGGTATCGTCAACCGGGTCTACCGCGCGGCCCTGAACGGCCAGCCCATAGTTCTCCGCATTCCCATGCCGGGCGATGCCAAAGACGCCCTGACCGAGAGCGTGGCCGCACCCGCCGCCTTTCACGCCGGGGTGAGGACGCCGGAACTGCTGATCTTCGACGATGACCGGGATGTGGTGGACGCGCCCGTCACCGTCTACGCCTTCGCACCGGGCCGCAGTCTGGAAAGTTACGGCTGGGCCGAGGGCGATCCGCGTCTGCTGCACGCCTACCGGGAGGCGGGGCGTGAGCTGGCCCAGCTTCACCGGAACGTGACCGCCGCACCCGATCCGCAAGGCAGGCTCAATCCTATCGCCCCGCCCAACCTGCCCCGCACCCTGGCCCGCGTGACCGACAGCAAAACGTTGGGGCTGACCGAGGCCAACTGGGCTACGGAAACGGTCTCCCGGCTGCTGGCTGCGGCCCCACCTCCCACCCCGGTCTTCCTGCACAACGATCTGCATGCGGGAAACCTGATGGTCACGGACACGGGCGCGGTTACGGCGCTGATCGACTGGGGAGACGCGGGCTGGGGTGACCCGGTGCTGGACCTGACCTACGCCGGGCCGCTGGCCGCCCCCGAACTGCTGAGCGGCTACCGCGAGGAAGCCGTGCTGGACGGTGGCGCGACGCTGCGTCTGCTCGCGTATCTGCTTGAGGACGCCACCCGCCGCCTCGCCTACGTTCCTGAGAGCCACGAGACAGACCTGTGGTACACCCGCCCCGGCACCGCGCTGATGCAGCTTTTACGCGCGTCGGTAAAGTTTCCAGAGTGGCAGGACTGGCTAGGCCATCAGGGCTGA
- a CDS encoding M20/M25/M40 family metallo-hydrolase, giving the protein MPLAYLARIAQTPAPTFAEGRRAELIAELWRELGYPCDIDAVGNVLTRIVPPGTEGRPALLLASHLDTVFEAGTDVTVREDGGRLIGPGVGDNSASLAVLTALLRDLRGQVGLLRRPLWLAANVGEEGLGDLRGSKYLISQHREQLGAFIAVDGYLGIAVTRGVGVRRYRATFLGPGGHSWGDQSPSALHALGRAISALYALPLPPAPRTTLNVGVASGGTSVNSIAASAELLLDLRSLDHDVLGKLDRRAVSALHAAAREAGVTVRIEQVGDRPGGDLHSAALMPLIREAARENRTDLRTAASSTDANAAAPHGLPAVAIGVYRGGNAHRLDEWVQTSSLEPGLKFLRRVVELYQQQPVA; this is encoded by the coding sequence ATGCCTCTTGCTTACCTGGCGCGGATCGCGCAGACGCCTGCACCTACATTCGCGGAAGGACGACGGGCCGAGTTGATCGCGGAATTGTGGCGGGAACTGGGCTATCCCTGCGACATCGACGCGGTGGGCAACGTGCTGACCCGCATCGTGCCCCCCGGCACCGAGGGCCGCCCGGCGCTGCTGCTGGCCTCGCATCTGGACACCGTGTTCGAGGCCGGGACCGACGTGACCGTGCGCGAGGACGGCGGACGATTGATCGGGCCGGGAGTGGGCGACAACAGCGCCAGTCTGGCCGTGCTGACGGCGCTGCTGCGTGACCTGCGCGGACAGGTGGGCCTGCTGCGCCGTCCGCTGTGGCTGGCGGCCAACGTGGGAGAGGAAGGACTGGGGGACCTGCGCGGCAGCAAATACCTGATCTCTCAGCACCGCGAGCAGTTGGGGGCGTTTATCGCGGTGGACGGGTATCTGGGGATTGCGGTCACGCGTGGGGTAGGCGTGCGGCGCTACCGGGCCACCTTCCTGGGGCCGGGTGGGCATTCCTGGGGCGATCAGTCTCCCAGTGCCCTGCACGCACTCGGGCGGGCCATCAGTGCGCTGTATGCCCTGCCGTTGCCGCCCGCACCGCGCACCACCCTGAATGTGGGGGTGGCCTCGGGCGGCACCAGCGTCAATTCCATTGCGGCCAGCGCCGAGTTGCTCCTTGATCTGCGCTCGCTGGACCACGATGTCCTGGGCAAACTGGATCGCCGCGCGGTTTCGGCCCTGCATGCGGCGGCGCGCGAGGCAGGCGTGACCGTACGGATCGAGCAGGTGGGAGACCGTCCCGGCGGCGACCTGCACAGCGCGGCCCTGATGCCCCTGATCCGTGAGGCCGCCCGTGAAAACCGCACGGACCTGCGGACGGCGGCCAGCAGCACCGACGCCAACGCCGCCGCGCCGCACGGTCTGCCTGCTGTCGCCATTGGGGTGTACCGGGGCGGCAACGCCCACCGCCTGGACGAATGGGTGCAGACCAGCAGCTTGGAGCCGGGCCTGAAATTCCTGCGCCGCGTGGTAGAGCTGTACCAGCAGCAGCCCGTGGCGTAA
- a CDS encoding general stress protein → MTQPDPRSALIPDQSARINVATYSTYPEAQRAVDYLSDEKFPVERTAIIGEGLKTIEQVTGRLDWGRAAGLGFGQGLFIGLFVGLIFNLLGLGGGNLLFSVAYGMVLGAIFGLVWGVVGYALSGGRRDFTSIGGMRADHYVIVADAEVAEKAKALLANLPPR, encoded by the coding sequence ATGACCCAGCCTGATCCCCGCTCCGCCCTGATTCCAGACCAGAGTGCCCGCATCAACGTGGCAACCTACAGCACCTATCCAGAGGCCCAGCGCGCCGTGGATTACCTGAGCGACGAGAAATTCCCGGTGGAGCGCACCGCCATTATCGGTGAGGGCCTCAAGACCATCGAGCAGGTCACGGGCCGCCTGGACTGGGGCCGCGCGGCGGGCCTGGGCTTTGGGCAGGGGCTGTTTATCGGGTTGTTCGTGGGCCTGATCTTTAACCTTCTGGGGCTGGGCGGCGGCAATCTGCTGTTCTCGGTGGCCTACGGCATGGTGCTGGGCGCAATTTTTGGGCTGGTCTGGGGTGTGGTGGGATATGCCCTCAGTGGTGGGCGGCGTGATTTCACATCCATTGGTGGGATGCGCGCCGACCACTACGTGATCGTGGCCGACGCCGAGGTGGCCGAGAAAGCCAAAGCGCTGCTGGCGAATCTGCCGCCGCGCTGA
- a CDS encoding S41 family peptidase translates to MKPTARSSAPRRVTPGSLRSGRPLLAHAGRVLMLGSALLLSGTGAQTVPSPAQTVFNQVNSLLEDNYGGLSTVDRVALAAEYQKRLDAVCSSSPANCAEAKAYPVIQAEVTALGDEHTFFQTPEDFKEFSASQSGGNRLQFGVKLAQLDGESRVVTEVVPGSAAEEGGLQRGDLLLSIDNAPYTFAGLKAAKEKGVPTALGLTRRGVGLTLTLTSRESSTRDLPRIDYVPASTPAGAASTTTTGTSGEVAVLRIPTFLSGGGVAQKIHDLVGQAKRRGASGMLVDLRGNGGGSLYECDSGVSAFVPSVTRVARSVDGNRRTLVSRGTILDDGRIASSVQNPQLWTGPLAVLVDGGSASCSEFFAYEIQYAGRGPVIGDPTAGVGNTATRIFEAGDGALQLTILNYAKPDGTPYPTRITPDQNFAQGEQQIRDLTQGKDDLLEVGVKAVAEAPVLTVDPMRDQP, encoded by the coding sequence ATGAAACCAACCGCGCGCTCCTCCGCTCCGCGCCGTGTCACTCCCGGCAGCCTCCGATCTGGCCGCCCTCTTCTGGCACATGCGGGACGTGTGCTGATGCTGGGCAGCGCCCTGCTGCTGAGCGGCACCGGGGCGCAGACCGTGCCCTCTCCGGCGCAGACCGTCTTTAACCAGGTCAACTCTCTGCTGGAAGACAATTACGGCGGACTGTCCACGGTGGACCGCGTGGCGCTGGCCGCCGAGTACCAGAAACGGCTGGACGCCGTGTGCAGTTCCTCGCCCGCCAACTGCGCCGAGGCCAAGGCGTACCCGGTGATTCAGGCCGAGGTCACGGCGCTGGGCGACGAACACACCTTCTTTCAGACGCCCGAGGATTTCAAGGAGTTCTCGGCCAGCCAGAGCGGCGGCAACCGCCTGCAATTTGGCGTCAAACTGGCCCAGTTGGACGGCGAGAGCCGCGTGGTCACCGAAGTCGTGCCAGGTAGCGCCGCCGAGGAAGGCGGCTTACAACGCGGCGACCTGCTGCTGAGCATCGACAACGCGCCCTATACCTTCGCGGGCCTCAAGGCGGCCAAGGAAAAAGGCGTGCCCACCGCGCTGGGCCTGACCCGCCGGGGCGTGGGCCTGACCCTGACCCTGACCTCCCGCGAGAGCAGCACGCGCGATCTGCCGCGCATCGATTACGTGCCTGCCAGCACACCAGCAGGCGCGGCCAGCACCACCACCACTGGCACGTCGGGCGAGGTGGCCGTGCTGCGGATTCCCACCTTCCTATCGGGCGGCGGCGTGGCGCAAAAGATCCATGATCTGGTGGGGCAGGCAAAGCGGCGCGGGGCCTCGGGCATGCTCGTGGACCTGCGCGGCAACGGCGGCGGCAGCCTGTACGAGTGCGACAGCGGCGTCAGTGCCTTCGTGCCCAGCGTAACCCGTGTGGCCCGCAGCGTGGATGGCAACCGACGCACCCTGGTCAGCCGGGGAACCATTCTGGACGACGGACGCATTGCCTCCAGCGTTCAGAATCCGCAACTATGGACCGGGCCGCTGGCCGTGCTGGTGGACGGCGGCAGCGCCTCATGCAGTGAATTCTTCGCCTATGAAATCCAGTACGCCGGGCGCGGCCCGGTCATTGGCGACCCCACCGCCGGGGTGGGCAACACCGCTACACGCATCTTTGAAGCCGGCGACGGCGCGCTGCAACTGACCATCCTGAACTACGCCAAGCCCGACGGCACGCCGTACCCCACCCGCATCACCCCCGATCAGAACTTTGCTCAGGGCGAGCAGCAGATCCGTGATCTGACACAGGGCAAGGACGATCTGCTCGAAGTCGGCGTGAAAGCCGTGGCCGAAGCCCCGGTGCTGACCGTGGACCCGATGCGCGATCAGCCGTAA
- the accB gene encoding acetyl-CoA carboxylase biotin carboxyl carrier protein, translating into MNPDDLKQMLDALKAADVREFSLQTGSFSLDLKRGPQAGGGGTFAPSAPQAQPTFETAFDSAPTAPASTSAPASEATPAAPAASAPAALAAASGAPVKAPIVGTFYASSSPDAAPYVKVGDTVTAGQILCIIEAMKLMNEIEAEAGGVVREILVKNAEPVEYGQTLFLIE; encoded by the coding sequence ATGAACCCAGACGACCTGAAACAGATGCTCGATGCCCTCAAAGCCGCCGATGTCCGCGAATTCAGCCTTCAGACCGGCAGCTTTTCGCTGGACCTCAAGCGCGGCCCGCAGGCTGGAGGTGGAGGCACCTTCGCACCCAGCGCTCCCCAGGCCCAGCCCACTTTTGAAACCGCTTTTGACAGTGCGCCGACTGCCCCGGCCTCCACTTCTGCCCCAGCGTCAGAGGCCACTCCGGCTGCGCCCGCTGCCAGCGCGCCAGCAGCCTTGGCTGCCGCCAGCGGCGCACCAGTCAAAGCGCCCATCGTCGGCACCTTCTACGCCAGCAGCAGCCCGGACGCCGCGCCCTACGTCAAGGTGGGCGACACCGTGACTGCCGGGCAGATCCTGTGCATCATCGAGGCCATGAAGCTGATGAACGAGATCGAGGCCGAGGCGGGCGGCGTGGTGCGCGAGATTCTGGTCAAGAACGCCGAGCCGGTGGAATACGGCCAGACCCTGTTCCTGATCGAGTAG
- a CDS encoding IclR family transcriptional regulator, producing MLSLQKAANILSAFSAEQPEWGVRALAAHLGIPRATAHAYLAGLTGAGFLRRTPAGKYRLSWHLAEMGAQLTASLPWFPDARSLITRLALEVRCVAFLCILEGEEVVAAIRERHPDADIDLPLDIYLPATSTASGKILYAHADITPKTFATCTQSSITTLDEWHTEVARVQRLGYAYSIEEWIPGQCTLGVPYHYAGALVAAIGVQMSAERYLREERTVRERVLDIVREAEGLG from the coding sequence GTGCTGTCCCTCCAAAAAGCGGCGAACATCCTGTCGGCCTTCAGCGCCGAGCAGCCCGAGTGGGGTGTGCGCGCTCTGGCCGCGCATCTGGGCATTCCACGCGCCACGGCGCACGCGTATCTGGCGGGCCTGACCGGGGCGGGCTTCCTGCGCCGCACCCCTGCTGGCAAGTACCGCCTGTCGTGGCATCTGGCCGAGATGGGCGCGCAACTTACGGCCTCCTTGCCGTGGTTTCCCGATGCCCGCTCATTGATCACCCGGCTGGCGCTGGAGGTGCGCTGCGTGGCCTTTCTGTGCATTCTGGAAGGTGAGGAAGTGGTGGCCGCCATCCGCGAACGCCACCCGGACGCCGATATCGATCTGCCGCTGGACATCTACCTGCCCGCCACCTCTACGGCCAGCGGCAAGATCCTGTACGCCCATGCCGATATCACACCCAAAACATTTGCCACCTGCACCCAGAGCAGCATCACCACGCTGGATGAGTGGCATACCGAGGTGGCGCGTGTTCAGCGTCTGGGCTATGCCTATAGCATCGAGGAATGGATTCCGGGGCAATGCACCCTGGGCGTGCCGTACCACTACGCAGGCGCGCTGGTGGCGGCCATCGGCGTGCAGATGAGCGCCGAACGCTACCTGCGCGAGGAAAGGACCGTGCGCGAGCGGGTGCTGGACATCGTGCGCGAGGCCGAGGGCCTGGGTTGA
- the xpt gene encoding xanthine phosphoribosyltransferase: MQSLVDAIREQGVILPGGFLKVDGLVNHQLLPGLTREMGVRFAELFAPLKPNKVLTIEVSGIAPAISAAMELNVPMVYARKKKPLTMKEPAFTASSVSRTKGGNVDLFISSEFLGPQDRVVIIDDFLASGGTLRALTGMIELSGATLLGLGCVVEKQFESGREFLADLGVPIHTLANIVRMSEQDGIEVEVGR, translated from the coding sequence ATGCAATCACTGGTGGACGCGATTCGTGAACAGGGTGTGATTCTGCCCGGCGGTTTTCTCAAGGTGGACGGTCTGGTCAACCATCAACTCCTGCCGGGCCTGACGCGTGAGATGGGCGTGCGTTTCGCAGAACTGTTCGCGCCCCTGAAACCCAACAAGGTCCTGACCATCGAGGTCAGCGGCATCGCCCCCGCAATCTCTGCCGCGATGGAACTGAACGTGCCGATGGTCTATGCCCGCAAGAAAAAGCCGCTGACCATGAAGGAACCTGCTTTTACCGCGTCGTCGGTCAGCCGCACCAAGGGCGGAAACGTGGACCTGTTCATCAGCAGCGAATTCCTGGGGCCGCAGGACCGCGTGGTCATCATCGACGATTTTCTGGCCTCCGGCGGCACCCTGCGCGCCCTGACCGGGATGATCGAACTCAGCGGCGCAACCCTGCTGGGCCTGGGCTGCGTGGTGGAAAAGCAATTTGAATCTGGGCGCGAATTTCTGGCCGATCTGGGCGTGCCGATCCATACCCTCGCCAACATCGTCCGCATGAGCGAACAGGACGGGATCGAGGTGGAGGTGGGCCGCTGA
- a CDS encoding quinate 5-dehydrogenase has product MSDILSGWTPAPAGYKHVVSVSLGSSKRNAREEVHLLGQPFILERIGTDADAKKAAELFGALDGKIDAFGLGGADLYVIADGKRYLFNNVKKLIANAKQTPVLDGSGLKNTLERDAIAQLDPLLNWRTQKVLMVSAVDRFGMAEALAQHGADIVFGDVVFGLGIDRPLRSLAALRNVAKLVLPVITKLPQDWFYPTGAKQESSVEGKGTKYYAWADVIAGDTHYAKRYAPKHLEGKTILTQTITEADRDWMKERGVARLITTTPRMGSRNFATNVLEAFFVALSGKKEALSEDEYLKYIREVGFKPEVNEL; this is encoded by the coding sequence ATGAGTGACATTCTGAGCGGCTGGACCCCGGCCCCCGCAGGCTACAAACACGTCGTCAGCGTCAGCCTGGGCAGCAGCAAGCGTAACGCCCGCGAGGAAGTTCACCTGCTGGGTCAGCCGTTCATTCTGGAACGCATCGGCACCGACGCCGACGCGAAAAAAGCCGCCGAGCTGTTTGGAGCGCTGGACGGCAAGATAGATGCCTTCGGGCTGGGCGGCGCGGATTTGTATGTCATCGCGGACGGCAAGCGCTACCTGTTCAACAACGTTAAAAAGCTGATAGCGAACGCTAAACAAACCCCCGTGTTGGACGGCAGCGGCCTCAAGAACACCCTGGAGCGCGACGCGATTGCCCAGCTTGACCCGCTACTGAACTGGCGCACCCAGAAGGTGTTGATGGTCTCTGCTGTGGACCGTTTCGGCATGGCGGAGGCGCTGGCGCAGCACGGCGCGGACATCGTGTTCGGGGACGTGGTGTTCGGGCTGGGCATTGACCGCCCGTTGCGCTCGCTGGCGGCTTTGCGGAACGTGGCGAAGCTGGTGCTGCCGGTGATCACCAAGTTGCCGCAGGACTGGTTTTACCCCACGGGCGCGAAGCAAGAAAGCAGCGTGGAGGGCAAGGGCACCAAGTATTACGCCTGGGCCGACGTGATCGCCGGGGACACCCACTATGCCAAGCGTTACGCCCCGAAACATCTGGAGGGCAAGACCATCCTGACGCAGACCATTACCGAGGCAGACCGGGACTGGATGAAGGAGCGCGGGGTGGCGCGGCTGATCACCACGACGCCGCGCATGGGCAGCCGCAACTTTGCTACCAACGTGCTGGAAGCGTTCTTCGTGGCCCTGAGTGGGAAGAAAGAGGCGCTGAGTGAGGACGAGTATCTGAAGTACATCCGGGAAGTGGGGTTCAAGCCGGAAGTGAACGAGCTTTAG
- the panB gene encoding 3-methyl-2-oxobutanoate hydroxymethyltransferase — MKRSLPELQTSPQPLVMVTAYDYPGGKHAEAAGVDLILVGDSLGNVVLGYDSTAPVTLADMIHHARAVRRGAPDTFMVVDLPFGTYHTGVQDAMRNAVRVIQETGADAIKMEGASPEILAVVQTLTRNGIPVMGHVGLMPQTATAQGGLKVQGKDDASARATLEGAQELEAAGAFALVLEVIPARLAKLISEKLTIPTIGIGAGVGCDGQVLVTHDLLGVYEGEEKKIAKRYAEVGQISREAIEKYAAEVRAREFPAKDNSFVMKDEVLDKLY, encoded by the coding sequence ATGAAGCGCAGCCTGCCCGAACTTCAGACCTCGCCGCAACCGCTGGTGATGGTCACCGCCTACGACTACCCCGGCGGGAAACATGCCGAGGCCGCCGGGGTGGACCTGATCCTGGTGGGCGACAGTCTGGGCAACGTGGTACTGGGCTACGACTCCACCGCCCCGGTCACGCTGGCCGACATGATCCACCACGCCCGCGCCGTGCGGCGGGGTGCGCCGGATACGTTCATGGTGGTGGATTTGCCCTTCGGCACGTACCACACCGGGGTGCAGGACGCCATGCGAAACGCCGTGCGCGTCATTCAGGAAACCGGGGCGGACGCGATCAAGATGGAGGGAGCCTCGCCCGAAATTCTGGCTGTGGTGCAGACCCTGACCCGCAACGGCATCCCCGTGATGGGCCATGTGGGCCTGATGCCCCAGACCGCCACCGCGCAGGGCGGCCTGAAGGTGCAGGGCAAGGACGACGCCAGCGCCCGCGCCACCCTGGAAGGCGCGCAGGAACTGGAGGCGGCAGGGGCCTTTGCCCTGGTGCTGGAAGTGATTCCTGCCCGCCTCGCCAAACTGATCAGCGAGAAACTGACCATTCCCACCATCGGCATCGGCGCGGGCGTGGGGTGCGACGGGCAGGTGCTGGTCACCCACGACTTGCTGGGCGTCTACGAGGGCGAGGAGAAGAAGATTGCCAAACGCTACGCCGAGGTGGGCCAGATTTCCCGAGAAGCGATTGAGAAATACGCCGCCGAGGTCCGCGCCCGCGAATTCCCGGCGAAGGACAACAGCTTCGTGATGAAGGACGAGGTGCTGGACAAGCTGTACTGA
- the accC gene encoding acetyl-CoA carboxylase biotin carboxylase subunit, protein MFKKILIANRGEIALRIIRTARELGVKTVVVYSTADEKSLPVLLADESVCVGPPASNASYLNIPNILQAAIMTGAEGIHPGYGFMAENPDFAEMCREHGLVFIGPTPESMRALGSKAGGREIAANSNVPVVPGTGILPDLDAAVLAAKQIGYPVLLKASAGGGGRGQKVIRTQDELKKGFAQAQEEARLYFSDPDLIMEKFLEEFRHVEVQVMGDGTGHVIHIGERDCSIQRRNQKLIEEAPSTLPDSLRQEILAAGVRLAQHVNYAGAGTLEFIVDRDGNYYFMEMNTRIQVEHCVSEMISGLDLVRMQLEIASGHGLNMKQEDVVLRGHAIECRLNAEDPDKDFRPAAGKIDDVHFAGGPGVRVDSHVYTGYVIPPHYDSLIGKLIVHHDNRAEAIARMKRALEETVIQGPKTTIPLYIKIMDNPFYKRGAVMTNFLKTRMDM, encoded by the coding sequence GTGTTCAAGAAAATTTTAATCGCCAACCGGGGCGAGATCGCCCTGCGGATCATCCGCACGGCCCGCGAACTGGGCGTCAAGACCGTGGTGGTCTACTCCACCGCCGACGAGAAGAGCCTGCCCGTGCTGCTGGCCGACGAGTCGGTGTGCGTCGGGCCGCCTGCCAGCAACGCCTCTTATCTGAATATCCCCAACATTCTCCAGGCGGCCATCATGACCGGCGCGGAGGGCATTCACCCCGGCTACGGTTTCATGGCCGAGAACCCCGATTTTGCCGAGATGTGCCGCGAACATGGGCTGGTGTTCATCGGCCCCACGCCCGAGAGTATGCGAGCGCTGGGCAGCAAGGCGGGCGGACGCGAGATTGCCGCCAACTCCAACGTCCCCGTCGTGCCTGGAACCGGCATTCTGCCTGATCTGGACGCGGCTGTACTGGCCGCCAAGCAGATCGGCTACCCTGTTTTGCTCAAGGCCAGCGCGGGCGGCGGCGGGCGCGGCCAGAAGGTCATCCGCACGCAGGACGAGCTGAAGAAGGGCTTCGCGCAGGCGCAGGAAGAGGCGCGTCTGTACTTCAGCGATCCCGACCTGATCATGGAAAAGTTTCTGGAAGAATTCCGGCATGTGGAAGTGCAGGTCATGGGCGACGGCACCGGCCACGTCATCCACATCGGTGAGCGCGACTGTTCCATCCAGAGGCGCAACCAGAAACTGATTGAGGAAGCGCCCAGCACCCTGCCCGACAGCTTGCGGCAGGAAATTCTGGCGGCAGGCGTGCGTCTGGCGCAGCACGTCAACTACGCCGGGGCGGGCACGCTGGAATTCATCGTGGACCGCGACGGCAACTACTACTTCATGGAGATGAACACCCGGATTCAGGTGGAACACTGCGTCTCCGAGATGATCAGCGGCCTAGATCTAGTGCGGATGCAACTGGAAATCGCCAGCGGGCATGGCCTGAACATGAAGCAGGAGGACGTGGTGCTGCGCGGTCACGCCATCGAGTGCCGCCTGAACGCCGAGGACCCCGACAAGGATTTCCGTCCGGCAGCGGGCAAGATCGACGACGTGCATTTCGCGGGTGGCCCCGGCGTGCGTGTGGACAGCCACGTTTACACCGGCTACGTGATTCCGCCGCACTACGACAGCCTGATCGGCAAGCTGATCGTGCATCACGACAACCGCGCCGAGGCAATTGCCCGCATGAAACGCGCCCTGGAAGAAACCGTGATCCAGGGGCCGAAGACCACCATTCCGCTGTACATCAAGATCATGGACAACCCGTTCTACAAACGCGGCGCGGTCATGACCAACTTTTTGAAGACGCGGATGGACATGTGA
- a CDS encoding trans-aconitate 2-methyltransferase, with protein MNYDDFADLYDHQYELYRDDLHFYAGVAERAAGPVLEVGAGTGRVTAYLARRGVDVTGLEPSARMIERAQERAAGGQPLKLVQGNMQTFQLEQKFSLIIAPFNALMHLYTPNEQLGALQNLHAHLEPGGQFAFDLYLPRFGKPNTVRHEGETLHAPDGGRTDIFLVQRHDKLRQHITTEYSVDTTHDGGRLTRRHYTLTQRYYTRYEVEWLLRFAGFESPRVTGSFQGGPLEKGSEVMVFQTRAL; from the coding sequence ATGAACTACGACGACTTCGCCGACCTGTATGACCACCAGTACGAGCTGTACCGCGACGACCTGCACTTTTACGCGGGCGTGGCCGAGCGGGCGGCGGGGCCGGTGCTGGAGGTGGGGGCCGGAACCGGGCGTGTGACCGCGTATCTGGCGCGGCGCGGCGTGGACGTGACCGGACTGGAACCCAGCGCGCGCATGATCGAGCGGGCGCAGGAGCGGGCGGCGGGTGGGCAGCCGCTGAAGCTGGTGCAGGGGAACATGCAGACCTTCCAGTTGGAGCAGAAATTCAGCCTGATCATCGCCCCTTTCAACGCGCTGATGCACCTGTACACCCCGAACGAGCAGCTCGGGGCACTGCAAAACCTGCACGCGCATCTGGAGCCGGGGGGCCAGTTCGCCTTTGATCTGTATCTACCGCGCTTCGGCAAGCCCAACACCGTGCGGCACGAGGGCGAAACGCTACACGCGCCGGACGGTGGCCGCACCGACATTTTTCTGGTGCAGCGCCACGACAAGTTGCGGCAGCACATCACCACCGAATATTCCGTGGACACCACGCATGACGGCGGGCGGCTGACCCGGCGGCATTACACGCTGACCCAGCGCTATTACACGCGCTACGAGGTGGAGTGGCTGCTGCGCTTCGCGGGCTTCGAGTCGCCGCGCGTGACGGGCAGTTTTCAGGGTGGCCCATTAGAAAAGGGCAGCGAGGTCATGGTCTTCCAGACGCGGGCGCTGTAG